The following are encoded in a window of Procambarus clarkii isolate CNS0578487 chromosome 33, FALCON_Pclarkii_2.0, whole genome shotgun sequence genomic DNA:
- the LOC138370703 gene encoding uncharacterized protein, with amino-acid sequence MLKNAPNKLGGNRYKVQTLSQMGGASCGDTVRRMMRRIGTYGVWFQYSLVGRKRKRVFKTLDICNVIIKACINTHTNATERDVETSIADMLKNAPNKHGGNRYKGGEARIHVHHIAESDMTNNENSGEPGAWHTAESSLMSI; translated from the exons atgttgaagaacgccccaaacaaactcggtggaaacagatacaag gtccagacgctgtctcaaatgggcggtgcaagctgtggagacacagtgagacgaatgatgaggaggatagggacctatggggtctggtttcagtattcactcgttgggcgcaagaggaaacgtgtcttcaaaaccttggatatttgtaatgtaataataa aagcctgtatcaacacccacactaatgcaactgaaagagatgttgagacaagtattgctgatatgttgaagaacgccccaaacaaacacggtggaaacagatacaag ggtggtgaagcaagaatacatgtgcatcacatagcagagtcggatatgacgaataatgaaaacagcggagagcctggtgcatggcataccgctgaatcttctctaatgtctatatag